The Marinomonas sp. CT5 genome contains the following window.
ATATTAAGACTTAAGTGAGGTCGATACCTATTATAGATATCAATAGACTCACTAATATGCCTTTCTAATTCTTTAAAAGTTCTGCATCTTCCAATCAAAAATTCTTGCTTCAATATGCCATTCACCCTTTCTGCTAACGCATTTTGGTAGCAGTCATAGCCATCTGTCATCGACGGCTTTATTTTATTGCGTTGTAATTCTTTTTGATAAANNNNNNNNNN
Protein-coding sequences here:
- a CDS encoding integrase core domain-containing protein, translated to YQKELQRNKIKPSMTDGYDCYQNALAERVNGILKQEFLIGRCRTFKELERHISESIDIYNRYRPHLSLNMKTPEEVHEKASMESILA